In a genomic window of Actinomycetota bacterium:
- a CDS encoding helix-turn-helix transcriptional regulator, with the protein MRSYGQYCPIARASEILAERWTVIILRNLLIGCRTFNEIADGAPGLSRGLLAKRLRDLERVGVVDIRPKRDGPGSTYEPTEAGWELWDVMLALQRWGSKWAELSPEHAHPGVVLWAWA; encoded by the coding sequence GTGCGGAGCTACGGGCAGTACTGCCCGATCGCTCGAGCGTCGGAGATCCTCGCCGAGCGCTGGACGGTCATTATCCTGCGCAACCTCCTCATCGGCTGTCGGACGTTCAACGAGATCGCCGACGGCGCCCCGGGCCTGTCTCGTGGGCTGCTCGCCAAGCGGTTGCGAGACCTCGAACGTGTCGGCGTCGTCGACATCCGGCCCAAGCGGGACGGGCCGGGGTCGACCTACGAGCCGACCGAGGCTGGCTGGGAGCTGTGGGACGTCATGCTGGCCCTCCAGCGCTGGGGATCGAAGTGGGCCGAGCTTTCGCCCGAACATGCCCATCCCGGGGTGGTGTTGTGGGCATGGGC